The following DNA comes from Quercus robur chromosome 1, dhQueRobu3.1, whole genome shotgun sequence.
TTGATTAAAATTCTTAAacgaatgagattaacttttttcgacataattatcaaaattcttaaaattaatatctcttttgattaatgtaaatctttatatactttaaaaattaaatgattcatatctttgttttataatacaaataaaatctagaattaACCTTAATTACTACAGTACTTTTTTTCCACGGCAAGCACGTGCCTTGCACGTGCTGCCctaactagtatatatatatatatatatagtatatatatatatatatatatatatatatatatatgagcataAGCTCTCATTGTAATGCACTAAGACATCAAGAGACAGAGAAAACATAGAGATATAGATGTATTAGTATCAGTAtcattatcaaaaataaaatgagggTGTGGTTGACCCCTAGAATAGAAGAAACTCAGGTATAATCTCAGTCTCatatttctttatcttttctttatatttccttAATTCACAATAAGAACCCTTTTATtctcactctttttttcttatttttcttttggatgtTTTATATTGGGGTGATTATAGAAATTAAAAGTCAAGGCGTTTGAATCGAAACAAtgaattgattataatttttaatcacTCTGTACTGTATCCTCCTTGGTCAAGGGAAGGTACGTATATAGTTTATTAATGCTAGGTTTAACCTTTAcatcaaaaaaattccaaaaacaagacaaaataCTCCAACAAAGGCCTGCAAAATTTTGTGTACATATTCAAAAAGACAAATGCATGTTTGTTAAGCTGAAAACTAATgaatcaaaattatcaaattataagaGTCAATGCATTTAGACATCCTAAAAAAGCTAGCATTAGAGTCTACGACTACGACGCTACGTAACTCAACATTGACATGCATTTAAGAAAAGTAACTTCAACAAAAACTATACAAACACGGCTATAAAAACGCAACTATAGCCTATAGTTGTGTTTTTATgggctatagctgcgtttttcaaaTGCCGCTATAGCCctctttttttgtagtgtatgTTTGATTAGCTgattcacaaaattaaaaagtttgatGAACTGAAAACTTATGCAATCAAATTAGAGTAACTGTATTTAGATCACTCGCGCGgacacacactcacacatatAGTTAATGGAGCGAAATTAAAAATGACATGATGTAAAGGAAACAAACTTCCGCAAAATTAACACACACATTCACAATTTTCACATGGCCTCCAATCTCACACTCTATCAAGTATATCTCTCAATAgaaaagttaacaaatgccctaaggTTGCATTTGGGAACttatatttggattttaaattaatagattTTAAATCCATTAATTTTAGGAGTTATTTCAAATCCAAGCATTTTAAAGGTTTATAATCTTTGGTGGAtttttcaaatccaaattctttaCCTTTTTAAACTTTCCAAACaagttatttgaatttaaatcactcaaatccaaatccaaataccCAAATCATGCCATTCAAACACACCATAAGGgtattggtaaaaaaaatgattttagaaactttttatagaaaaagaaaaaagaaacattaaCAAGACTTTTTATAGaaacttttcattaaaatatttttcataaaaattgtagtattaaaattttcctaaaatgatcCATTAACAAATGCAGTAAGACTATAAGAGCATCCATTAACCGAACTCTTTCTTAAATtaccaagagtcttgtaacttaacTGATTGACACTTCCTggcatttctaaaaaaatattcaagttTAAATCCCTCCTCCAATTATCgaattttatatgtatatatatatatatatatatataaagatttaaTGATAATTGCATCAAATAAACGTGAGGTATCATAATGCGGTTCCTAGTTCCCACCGCAACAATGGCAAGGTCCCAACTAATGAACTTATTATCACCGTCAATGTCCAAGAGTAATTGAATGAGTACCTGATTCAACGGAAAAAAAGGAGTACCTGTCCATCTACGACAAAGACAATATATACAGGAAGCCAAACATTATTGAACAAACAATCAACAACCAGGGCAGCCTTAGACATTTTGGGGTCTAAGGCGAAAactaaaattgagtttttttttatattatttaatatttttatattataatatattttatttaaaatctatttttcttaccTTTTGACAtgcaaattgactaattaaattttgtattcaagttcttctaacatcttcttttcaatcaataatatagctaatccacttaatctttcttgaGACATTGTCGATCttagatataattttattaattttaattttgaaaaacttctttctgcaGAAACTACTGTAACAAGTATTGTTAGTAAAATCTTATAAGCAATGCATGTATTTGGAAATGAATctaatctttttatataatttagtatgtcAATTGGAGTATaatcttttatttgtaaaatttcttttaaaacctttaactctgaaaataaatctaaaccatcaatattataataaacatcatgtttgagaaaatattcaaatttaagATAGTTTTTTTTGTAAACTATTATCATCTAGTATATATAATGTCATAAACCCTTCCATTCTttcacgattttttttttccttttatcctTTTTCAATAGTGTACGTGATAGGGACACCATGAACAGTTAGAAAcgaaaaagacaaacaaaaaattattagaaaattaaCTTGGTAAAATTTGCCAGCTATCGATGTCGGTGCAACCATGGCAGCAATGAAGTAATGACAGACAATGCATGGgccaataattgaaaaaaaatataaataaataaatctggGACCGACTTTTATATGACACGTTCTTGCAATAAATCTTGGTCCCATGCATAAATATGCCACAAACGTGTTACACCTGcaatacaaagaaaatgaaagaaacaaatcaggaaaaagaaagaaaggacaGCATGATGTGCATGACATGcatatttatattcttttaaacAGGGGCGGCACTACATCCCCATGACATGcatatttatattcttttaaacGGGGGCGGCTCTACAGCCAGGGGGTTCGAACCCCTTTGGCTttgccccaaaaaaaattatacataaaatttttaatttttttatgttttgacccttaaaataaaattttgaacacctaaaactaaattttgtttaaatccaattgaaataaacttgaaatatGATCATAATAGTGctactttcacaatatttttacaataaaaattaagtgacaagttgtaattGACTTTTTATCTAAACCCATTactgacatcatttttttacataCCTTTGACAACTTGTCATCTAGATTTTATTGCATAAATGTTTTGTCAATAGCACTACTCTTTAAATTGctcatttgttaaaaaataaataaatcttctcTTTGGGCTCTGGTTTACTTTACTGTTGAGGGCagaataaaattgtttttttactgtatttttcttctttatcaacaaaaaattacactaCTTGTACAACCAACTGATCTGTATTTACATCTATGAttcttttctcattctctctttctcccttctatattttctttctatctaatCAAGTAGTTTGATAAGTGTTCTACAATTTTTCGAGTCCAAAAAGTCTTTTAGTGCGTGCTCCAATTCCAAGAGAATGTCCATATGTGTGGTTAAAAATCCAtacacttcaaaagcaaaatcttatataagttactatttattttccttagTTTAACGTTTACTCTCTGACCTACTCTTAGGTGTATTtctattcttctttatcatatatttttatttaattgatattacatatgattataataaattgttattaatttgacaaatattatgattagttatttatttttatttattcatatgcATTCTATCGTTGTTTTCTTACCgatttttaaactattaataatttttttagactattttacaatatagtTGTATTGTATACTATTTAGAATACTATGTTAGATTATTGCATGTAATATGACAAttgtatatacaaaaaaataataataaaaaaaaataatcattttattttttactccccACAACAAAATCCTAACTCAATACACTATTGACAcctctaaaagaaaattttggagcCGCCACTACTTTCAAATAATCTGGCACAACCTAATTAAAGGTAACTAGCCTTTGAGCACGCGCTCACGTGCGTGCTCAAaggttcttctattttttagtaaaggttaataatttacatCTATTATAAATTAagattactatatttttcaattacaaaaatacctagGAGTATGATGAGTTATGCATGGAGAAAGGttactaattttaatatttggtacaaacgcataacactcatcacacccctaggtatttttgtgattgaaaaatgtagtaatcccaattTATAATGGGTGCAAAATATtaatctttaccaaaaaaatagaagagcctttcACACACATGCTCTGAGGCTAGTATTTTATAAGTTACGTAACATTTTTTATGAAGTAGTAAATTAACAAGATTTTTGTTAAAGGAAATTCTCCTAAAATGatcctaaaatttagtaatTACACATCCACTTTTTTCCCCCTcctttttggtgttgttgatgttgttctttttttcaaattttatgtatggCGGTTATCATTTTTTGCTAATcctaaaatgtagttttttaatcctaaaatttagtcatttactacacatccataacattagtaaataaaagcttaaatttaaaattttatggcaGGAGATACACgttattttttgtgttgttgttcttttttaaaaaaaaaattaataacatttatcaatttttgtttaatccaaaattttagttttttagtccTAAAAGTTATCCACTTACTACACATCcgtaacaaaagttaaaaagagtttaaatttcaaatatatcaacaacctttaaaactgagaaaaaggtacgtaacattttttatagagtagtaaattaatacttatagaaaaaaaatgtaaattgaatttcacatagaattatacaaatgataaatatagtTTCTGttacaaaagaatttttttttatgtgaagtTTGAGaacaaatgataaatatagtTTATATAGTCTTCCCATACTCGTCCTTGAGAACAAAACCATGcgggcttggctccccaaagTAGACAAACAGCTTGTGCTGTGGGTGAAAAATCTCCCCACAAAAAGGCGCTTTTGAGGGCAATGCCCATCAAGagtattgtccgctttggggtgGGGTGGGATTGGCTTGGCCATGTCCCGGACCCGACACCTGCACGGTTTTGTTATTCCTGTGCAAGGCACTGCCCTCAAAAGCGCCTTTTTGTGGGGTAATTTCCCGCACAAGCtgtttgtccgctttggggagccaagcccgAACGGTTTTGTTCTACAAGCGCTTGGCTCAagcatgagtgtaccactactatatgtgtaaattttatataagtaaaatttgtgaaaaatgatCATCTACATTTAGAATTGATTTACTTTATAatttagattaaatattataaacttAAAAGTGTGTAGATTACTAAGTCATTTTAAATTACGTTTCAATTTGTAAACCTTTATATCAAAGAAATAAAGTTTTAGTAGTGAAAATCCTATTTCAAATTTGTAGTATAAGATcactttattattctttttatccTATACATTTACCATTCTtttaattaaacaattaaaaaaaatactcaatctgtaaaagagaagagaaaatgataattaaacaactaaaaaaaaactcaatctgtaaaagagagagaaatgagaagtAAATGATATTTCAtcgtaataaaaatttatcggATAATCCTAGAATACAATAACTTCATACACTCTTGAATTTTAAAAGTAATTACTCTTATTTCTCACTCAATtagcaaaaagagaaaaaaccaaaaaaaaaacaaaaaaaaaaaaaaatcaatgatggAAATGGTATAGACTAAATCTCAAATTGCCGAGGTATGAGTGAGAACCACCTTATAAACTTCATCCAATCAACTCCTTGTCCAATTACTTGACACCTAATACAGTAATACTAACTATATttagtaaaagaagaaaaagaaaaagaaaaaaaaatcttccacaTGCGTCGGCATTTAACTTACCTAAAGTTTATTGTCCGTTTGTACGATTTCCGTGTTATAAATACCAACTCAACTGTGCCTTCACCACCCAGTGCGCTCAGCCTTAAAAATGCCCACCATGGCTTGGACATGGATCATACTCTCACTTGTTTTGCTTGCTTATATCCTAGTACAATGGAAAAGCaaaaccaagaagaagaaactaCCTCCTGGTCCAAGAGGGTTCCCTATCTTTGGGAACCTTCATATGTTAGGAGAATTCCCTCATCAAGATCTTCATCGACTAGCTCAAAAACACGGTCCTATCATGCATTTGCGCTTAGGGATGGTACCTACTATTGTTGTCTCATCCCCTCAAGCTGCCAAGCTATTCCTTAAAACACATGACCTTGTTTTCGCTAGTAGACCACTTAATGAGGCTGCAAAGCACATGTCTTATGAGCAAAAGAGCTTGGCCTTTGCTCCATATGGTTCTTATTGGCGCAACATACGTAAGATGTGCACCCTTGAATTACTTAGCCACGTCAAAATCAATTCTTTCAAATCCATGAGAAAAGAAGAGCTTGACCTATTGATAAAGTTCATTCAAGAGGCAGCACATGAACATGTTGCTGTTGATCTCAGTGCCAAGGTTTCATCTCTCATCGCAGATATGAGTTGCCGTTTCGTGTTTGGGAAGAAGTACATGGACAAGGAGTTTGATGAGAGGGGATTCAAGTCTGTAATCCATGAGGCTTTGCAGCTAACCGCAACTCCTAACTTAGGTGATTACATTCCTTATGTTGCACCCCTTGACCTTCAAGGGCTAACTCAGCGCATGAAGGCTGTGAGTAAGATCTTTGATGCCTTTTTGGAGAAGACCATTGATGAGCATGTCCAATCCAAGGATGAAAATAAGACCAAGGACTTTGTTGATGTCATGTTGGGCTTCATGGGATCTGAGCAATCTGAGTACCGAATTGAACGGCCCAA
Coding sequences within:
- the LOC126723328 gene encoding cytochrome P450 71AU50-like, with product MPTMAWTWIILSLVLLAYILVQWKSKTKKKKLPPGPRGFPIFGNLHMLGEFPHQDLHRLAQKHGPIMHLRLGMVPTIVVSSPQAAKLFLKTHDLVFASRPLNEAAKHMSYEQKSLAFAPYGSYWRNIRKMCTLELLSHVKINSFKSMRKEELDLLIKFIQEAAHEHVAVDLSAKVSSLIADMSCRFVFGKKYMDKEFDERGFKSVIHEALQLTATPNLGDYIPYVAPLDLQGLTQRMKAVSKIFDAFLEKTIDEHVQSKDENKTKDFVDVMLGFMGSEQSEYRIERPNIKAIILDMLNASMDTSATAIDWMLTELIRHPRIMKKVQKELENVVGLERMVDESDLDSLEYLDMVVKETMRLHPVAPLLIPHESLEDCTINDYHIPRKSRLLINVWAIGRDPSVWTEPDKFNPERFVGSNIELRGHDFELIPFGSGRRSCPGMQLGLTVVRLVLAQLVHCFNWELPNDMLPTELDMTEEFGLSTPRAKHLLAIPTYRLHK